The genomic interval ttattcagaaatgatGTTTCGATGAAGCGTCTTGGGTTGTTTTCGGCCTACGCGACCGCGATCGGATCGATGGAGACGGATACGTGTTTATTAGTGTGTAAGGCACGTCGTTTTCCTTCGACAAATAATGGATTACCCAGCATCTGGTTTGAAGAATGAAGAACCGTACGACGCTGATGTGATCAAAACGATGCACCTGATGTCTCGGATCTCCAAACGGCTCGAGGTACGGTCATATAAAAGACTCAACTGATTGTTAGCGGCTGATATTTTGTACATCAAACTGGGGGACCAGGAGTGCTTAATGTCGGATTACAAAGCCCAGGCTGGGTTGTGCTTGCACAGATGGCGAACACAAGTGATCCAGGGGGAAGCAACCCCTCGCTCCAGAATTATGCCATCACTGCGTCTGCGGTCAAACTGGCGTCTTTGGGTCTCATCACCTGCATCAGCCTGCTCGGGAATACCGTGCTCTCCGTGTTGGTGCTGAAAGACAGCTCGCTCCACAAGGCTCCATATTACTTCCTCCTCGACCTGTGCGTGGCAGACATCATCCGCTCGGCCGTGTGCTTCCCGTTCGTGATGATCTCCATCAACAGCGGCTCCGTCTGGAGCTACAGCATCATCAGCTGCAAGATCATCGCGTTCATGGCCGTCCTGTTCTGCTTCCACATCGCGTTTCTCCTCTTCTGCGTCAGCGTAACGCGCTACATGGCCATCGCGCACCACCGCTTCTACTCCAAACGCATGACGCTATGGACATGCGTCGCGGTGATATGTATGGTGTGGACGCTCTCGGTGGCCATGGCGTTCCCCCCGGTCTTCGACGTCGGGACCTACAAATTTATCCGCGAGGAAGAGCAGTGCATATTCGAGCACAGATACGTGAAAGCCAACGACACGCTGGGCTTCATGCTCATGCTGGCCGTGATTGTGGCCACGACACACGTCGTGTATGTAAaaatgctgtgttttgtttacgACCACCGTAAAATGAAGCCCGCGCAGCTGGTTCCGGCTATCAGCCAGAACTGGACCTTTCACGGACCGGGCGCGACGGGCCAGGCCGCCGCCAACTGGATCGCGGGGTTTGGACGCGGTCCGACGCCGCCGACGTTAGTGGGCATCAGGCAGGCGTCACACAACGCCAACCGGAGGCTGCTCGTCCTGGACGAGTTCAAGATGGAGAAACGGATAGGAAAGATGTATTACATGATCACGCTGGCGTTTCTGCTGTTCTGGGCGCCCTATATTGTCTCCTGCTACATCCGggtgtttgtgaagggaaaCGCGCTTCCTCAGGTGTACCTGACCGCGGCCGTCTGGTTGACGTTCGCCCAGGCGGGGGCGAATCCCATCATATGTTTCATATTCAATAAGGAGCTGAGAATGAGATTCAGAGCCTGTTTGCCGTGTTGCCTGACTACACAAACACCCATGGAGCCCTACTGCGTGATTTAAAGTGTTTTACTCACTTGTTTTCACTGGCTCTGCCTGCTTGTCAAACATACAGTGGCCCCAAAAAGTACAAGAGACCTGGGAGTGTTCAAACCTCTGGCGTATCTCCAGTTTTTTATAGCATTCCCATATTTGTCTGCTTCAAATTAAAGCATACTGGGaatgttacattaataaaactcatgtgttttaagttttgcctgttcattcattttctgtggtaatcagatttattattattattatattactccCTCCACTAACCATCAACCTGATTTCAATACAGAAAGGAAACAAAAgggaaatatttcaaaacaaataatgaataaaaaatacacacaggaaaataaattaaaatatattaaaatgtaaaaacactcCCGGTCTATTTAAACACAAAACCATTAAAGTGTATTCATTTCACTGCAttgataaatcatttttttttattaatgccacataatattttgttatctaATGCAGTGgtgtttattcatatttgtgtcttgattttttttttttttttttttttggactcttgactttttGGAGCCACTGTAGCATGTGATACTTTCCTTCATTCAGAGGTGAAATCTCACACCTGTTCTAACGTTGCATATCAGAAGATCCATATCCACATTTATGCAATCCACATATcgatgtaaataatgtaaaaagatgatttatttatattctggAGCTCTTTATAACtgatatgtaatatatttgctatgactttttgtgtgaactaaatGGCCAGTGGCTTTTTACTATTACATGGACTAAATGTGAATAAACCGAGTCCCTCTCACAGTCCCTTTAAATTGATTCTGGATATTTGTTTTCAGTGGACACAAGCAAATTCGATGGGTCAGTGTTGAGGAGACtatgatttgtattttaattaaaataaataattataaatgtactgTGTTGGTGTGCTAAAGCAATACAAGAATCAAATGCAAAGACAAACGTGAGCAAAAGGCCAGCGAGGCATTAAAAGAAGGGGATTTTGTTGTCGTGTCAGACTAAACTGATGTAAAACATCTGGcttttgtacatattttgcTAAGCCTCCATCTCATTACTTGCTCTTAGATGTTGTAGGGgggtgaaaaaaaacatgagacaTAATGTGATGTTTCAGACACACTCATCCAGGGAGAAATTTTTGGCTGCGTTTCCATCCCCCCACCCTTCCTACAGACAGTTATATAATACAGAGCCCTTTTTTCGTGAACCTCCCCTCAGCACAACTCCAGCACTACATTCATGTGATCTGGTACGTTGCACTGACAGAATGAATGCAGGCCACAAGAGATGTGAAATAAGATTATCTGTCTTCAGTAAATGTAAACAGGGCATCCTGGGTAGCTGCTTTCTATGTAAAAGCAGGAAAAACCAAgggtaaatatttttgtttagatcCCCCAATCCTAAGTATGTGGTTACTTCATGCCTATAAAGAATTTTAAGGCATCAAAAAATCAATTCAAAGGAAGAGTTCacccaagaaaaaaaataaatgctgaaaatgtagtcactctcaagccatacaaaatgtagatgtgtttgtttcttcatcaaaaaaaaaaaaaaaagatttggagaaattaagcatattacatcacttgctaaTCAATgcattgcagtgaatgggtgccgtcagaatgagagtccaacatctgataaaagacatcacaataatccacatgactccagtccatcagttaatgtcctGTCAGGTAAAAacctgcatgtttgtaataaagaaattaatcattaagacatttttattaactttaaacCACTGTTTCCCATAAAATACAAGTCGTCTGTCCGTAACGTTGCTTTGTGCAGTGCAAAATTTCTCTCTTAATCAGGAAaaaaatctgcacagatcaacaaaacattaattaacatcatatgaagtgaaaagctgcatgtttgtaataaacaattgttttaactttaaactgttgttttcagaCAGAATCgagtccataattcataataacacttccttcagtcttctcacatcaaaatccagagACATATCTGTTTAGAAGTGTTTTGGATTGTTTtgttgatctgtgcagatttttTTCCTGATTATTTTGCACTGCACAAAGCAACGTTATGGACAGATGACTTGTATTTTATGGGGAAACAGTGGTTtgaagttaataaaaatgtctcCATGATCAATTTCTTTATTACCAACATGCAGGTTTTTACCTGACAG from Labeo rohita strain BAU-BD-2019 chromosome 6, IGBB_LRoh.1.0, whole genome shotgun sequence carries:
- the gpr27 gene encoding probable G-protein coupled receptor 27; translated protein: MANTSDPGGSNPSLQNYAITASAVKLASLGLITCISLLGNTVLSVLVLKDSSLHKAPYYFLLDLCVADIIRSAVCFPFVMISINSGSVWSYSIISCKIIAFMAVLFCFHIAFLLFCVSVTRYMAIAHHRFYSKRMTLWTCVAVICMVWTLSVAMAFPPVFDVGTYKFIREEEQCIFEHRYVKANDTLGFMLMLAVIVATTHVVYVKMLCFVYDHRKMKPAQLVPAISQNWTFHGPGATGQAAANWIAGFGRGPTPPTLVGIRQASHNANRRLLVLDEFKMEKRIGKMYYMITLAFLLFWAPYIVSCYIRVFVKGNALPQVYLTAAVWLTFAQAGANPIICFIFNKELRMRFRACLPCCLTTQTPMEPYCVI